The following are from one region of the Stigmatella ashevillena genome:
- a CDS encoding CHAT domain-containing tetratricopeptide repeat protein: MRQVFGWMLVMVLCCAAGGEAAGEKPEARLAEAQAALDEAKKLQHSGEYSEALTRVQHALALREAALGSTHPDVASCLHQMGDLYRLQGDLVHAEPSLQRALTLRKAALGKSHPDVANSLQSLAILYVNQGLYGQAKPLFQRALAIREAVLGKSHPDVANSLDALAVIYLNQGLPNQAEPFYQRALTIREALGPHHPDVATSLNNLAAFYVNQGSYGRAEPFYQRALSIWEEVLGPHHPHVALVLSNLASLYVDQGLYAQAEPFYQRALSIWEQVLGPHHPHVALVLNNLANLYVDQGLYAQAEPLRQRALTLSEAALGPDHPQVATTLHNLAVLYTIQELYGQAEPLSQRALSIREAALGKRHPDVAETLQNLANIYSNQGLYDRARPLLQRALTLGETAFGRNHPHVAITINNLANLYVEQGLYGRAEPLYRRALAIREAALGKKHPDVAASLINLALLRLAQHRLSDALPLFTRAFSLSEQRLRQEALDFSESRLSIFLQYLREDDQILYTLLRMHPEDARFQRLALGAVLLRKGRSVEETANISRTLYQRLGTEDRDAFERLRGLRTQLATLSLKGPVSLAAGDYQQRLKSLADAGDSLEADLARRSAPFRVLTALPPPAEIVDRVAASLPKDGALVEFITYTDTPPIPPAGTPSVRLSRQLRCLALILFPDASTRAVDLGPAEPIDRAATLLRNALANRDASFQSTAQALYQLAFQPLLPLLGSTRRLLLSPDGQLSLIPFAALHDGHGFLLDSFDFLYLTSGRELLPRPEEFAPPVSVVVLADPDFSALPSASGPLATRTLSSSALDRFFSTARADLPSSTWVPLPGTRQEAESIQRLLSQAQLFLGPEATKERLFNLSTPGILHLATHGFFLEDAPARAGSRAVGHFGALGDPPLKPVPQTPLLRSGLALAGARALEPDGSSAPSQHRPDAALVTALELAGLNLWGTQLVVLSACDTGRGQIQLGQGVQGLRRSLVVAGAETVVMSLWKVNDDSTRLLMEAYYRNLLAGQGRAFALHEAMRSLRASRPHPHDWAPFIALGSDAPLRAITPTTPHAPQH; this comes from the coding sequence ATGCGTCAGGTTTTCGGATGGATGCTGGTGATGGTGCTCTGCTGTGCGGCGGGAGGGGAAGCCGCCGGGGAGAAGCCGGAAGCGCGGCTGGCGGAGGCGCAAGCCGCACTCGACGAAGCAAAGAAGCTCCAGCACTCAGGTGAATATTCCGAGGCGCTGACTCGGGTCCAGCACGCGCTCGCACTCCGGGAGGCCGCACTGGGAAGCACCCATCCAGACGTTGCCAGTTGTCTGCATCAAATGGGTGACCTCTATCGGCTGCAAGGAGACCTGGTCCATGCCGAGCCCTCCCTTCAGCGCGCGCTCACCCTCCGGAAAGCGGCACTCGGCAAGAGCCACCCCGACGTTGCCAACTCGCTCCAGAGCCTCGCCATCCTCTACGTGAATCAGGGGTTGTACGGCCAGGCCAAGCCCCTCTTTCAGCGCGCGCTCGCCATCCGGGAAGCGGTCCTCGGCAAGAGCCACCCCGACGTCGCCAACTCGCTCGATGCCCTCGCCGTCATCTATCTGAATCAAGGGTTGCCCAACCAGGCCGAGCCTTTCTACCAGCGTGCGCTCACCATCCGGGAGGCCCTCGGTCCCCACCACCCCGACGTTGCCACCTCGCTCAACAATCTCGCCGCCTTCTACGTGAACCAGGGCTCGTACGGCCGGGCCGAGCCTTTCTACCAACGCGCGCTCTCGATCTGGGAGGAGGTGCTGGGGCCCCACCATCCCCACGTCGCCCTGGTGCTCAGCAACCTCGCCAGCCTCTACGTTGACCAGGGCTTGTATGCCCAGGCCGAGCCTTTCTACCAGCGCGCGCTCTCGATCTGGGAGCAGGTGCTGGGGCCCCACCATCCCCACGTCGCCCTGGTGCTCAACAACCTCGCCAACCTCTACGTTGACCAGGGCTTGTATGCCCAGGCCGAGCCGCTCCGGCAGCGCGCGCTCACCCTCTCAGAGGCCGCTCTGGGCCCAGACCACCCCCAAGTCGCCACAACACTCCACAACCTTGCTGTCCTCTACACAATCCAGGAACTGTACGGCCAGGCCGAGCCCCTCTCCCAACGCGCGCTCTCCATCCGGGAAGCTGCCCTCGGCAAGCGCCATCCCGACGTCGCTGAGACCCTGCAAAACCTCGCCAACATCTACTCGAACCAAGGGTTGTACGATCGGGCCAGGCCGCTGCTTCAACGTGCGCTCACCTTGGGGGAGACGGCCTTCGGCAGGAATCACCCCCACGTCGCCATAACGATCAACAACCTCGCCAACCTCTACGTTGAGCAGGGACTCTATGGCCGAGCCGAGCCCCTCTACCGACGGGCGCTCGCCATCCGGGAAGCAGCCCTTGGCAAGAAACACCCCGATGTCGCCGCCTCGCTCATCAACCTCGCCCTGCTACGCCTGGCCCAGCATCGCCTCTCCGACGCCCTGCCTCTCTTCACCCGCGCCTTCTCCCTCTCCGAGCAGCGCCTGCGCCAGGAGGCGCTCGACTTCTCCGAGTCGCGCCTTTCAATCTTCCTCCAGTACCTCCGCGAGGACGATCAGATCCTCTACACACTGCTGCGCATGCATCCGGAGGACGCCCGCTTCCAGCGCCTGGCCCTCGGCGCCGTGCTCCTGCGCAAGGGCAGATCCGTCGAGGAGACGGCCAACATCTCCCGCACCCTCTATCAGCGCCTGGGCACCGAGGACCGCGATGCCTTCGAGCGGCTGCGGGGCCTTCGGACCCAACTGGCCACGCTCTCGCTCAAGGGCCCCGTCTCCCTGGCGGCTGGAGACTACCAACAGCGCCTCAAGTCCCTGGCCGACGCGGGCGACTCTCTGGAGGCCGACCTCGCCAGACGCTCCGCCCCCTTCCGCGTCCTCACCGCCCTTCCCCCCCCCGCCGAGATTGTCGACCGCGTTGCCGCCTCACTCCCCAAGGACGGCGCCCTCGTCGAATTCATCACCTACACGGACACTCCCCCCATCCCCCCAGCGGGCACGCCTTCCGTGCGGCTTTCCAGGCAGCTGCGCTGCCTGGCCCTGATCCTCTTCCCTGATGCCTCCACCCGGGCCGTGGACCTGGGCCCAGCCGAGCCCATCGACCGCGCCGCCACGCTCCTGCGCAACGCCTTGGCCAACCGTGACGCCTCCTTCCAATCCACCGCCCAGGCGCTCTACCAGCTCGCCTTCCAACCCTTGCTTCCCCTGCTGGGCTCCACCCGCCGCCTTCTGCTGTCTCCCGACGGGCAACTGAGCCTCATCCCCTTCGCCGCCCTCCACGACGGTCACGGCTTCCTCCTGGACTCCTTCGACTTCCTCTACCTCACCTCCGGAAGGGAGCTGCTGCCTCGCCCCGAGGAATTCGCCCCCCCTGTCTCGGTCGTCGTCCTCGCCGACCCAGACTTCTCCGCCCTCCCTTCCGCCTCCGGCCCTCTCGCCACGCGGACCCTGTCCTCCAGCGCCCTCGATCGCTTCTTCTCCACCGCCCGCGCGGACCTGCCCAGCAGCACGTGGGTCCCCCTGCCGGGCACCCGTCAGGAGGCCGAAAGCATTCAGCGCCTGCTGTCTCAGGCCCAGCTCTTCCTGGGCCCCGAGGCCACCAAGGAGCGGCTTTTCAATCTGTCCACGCCTGGCATCCTCCACCTGGCCACCCATGGCTTCTTTCTCGAGGATGCCCCTGCCCGCGCGGGCTCCCGCGCCGTGGGCCATTTCGGTGCGCTCGGCGATCCCCCCCTGAAGCCCGTCCCACAGACACCGCTGCTGCGCTCCGGCCTCGCCCTCGCGGGCGCACGCGCCCTGGAACCTGACGGCTCCTCCGCACCTTCTCAGCATCGTCCCGACGCCGCACTTGTCACGGCGCTCGAGCTGGCAGGGCTCAACCTGTGGGGTACCCAGCTCGTCGTCCTCTCCGCCTGCGACACCGGCCGTGGCCAGATCCAACTGGGCCAGGGCGTCCAGGGCCTGCGCCGCTCTCTCGTGGTAGCAGGTGCCGAGACCGTCGTCATGAGCCTCTGGAAGGTCAATGACGACTCCACCCGCCTGCTCATGGAGGCCTACTACCGCAACCTCCTGGCGGGCCAGGGCCGAGCCTTCGCCTTGCACGAGGCCATGCGCTCACTTCGCGCTTCCAGGCCCCATCCCCACGATTGGGCCCCCTTCATCGCCTTGGGCAGCGATGCCCCCCTGCGAGCCATCACTCCCACCACGCCGCATGCACCGCAACATTAG
- a CDS encoding Dyp-type peroxidase, giving the protein MKGHLEEQDIQALIFGGYGDLHVTRYIFLQVGKTHADVANAKAWLKEFVEAEEVLTQRAFKKACLRHELPKQVLHIAFTAKGLKRLGLSRQEMNSFSPEFVEGMAQDYRARSLGDTGASAPTRWEFGGSGKSKEIHIVLMLLTQGDRKHLERLQAFHEEHRKRYKAHGLREVFAQDAYLKAASDQGGFVEPFGFRDGITQPCIEGTQRRHGQTQPIKAGEFILGYENAYGQLPLTPRVPAERDPHGLLPSSQGSPSFKDLGRNGTYLVLRKLRQDVGAFKHFLKAHSQDPKDPEGELLAAKMMGRWRSGAPLVLSPEKDDAKLAKDPERINAFMYKEDPRGLRCPIGAHIRRSNPRDGLIGDPKESLKVADRHLIIRRGRPYQSDDGEEGVVFIALNANIQRQFEFIQQSWVNNPKFGGHYDSRDPILGANHDPEREGSRLAEHSVTIPAEPMRHHIKGLPRFVHVRGGGYFFLPGIQALRFLAS; this is encoded by the coding sequence ATGAAGGGGCATTTAGAAGAACAGGACATCCAGGCGTTGATCTTCGGAGGGTATGGGGATTTGCACGTCACGCGCTACATCTTCCTCCAGGTAGGGAAGACCCACGCGGACGTAGCCAACGCCAAGGCGTGGTTGAAGGAGTTCGTGGAAGCGGAGGAAGTGCTCACCCAGCGGGCCTTCAAAAAGGCCTGTCTACGGCATGAACTGCCCAAGCAGGTGCTGCACATCGCCTTCACCGCGAAGGGGTTGAAACGGCTTGGGCTCAGCCGGCAGGAGATGAACTCTTTCTCACCCGAGTTCGTGGAGGGCATGGCTCAGGACTATCGGGCCCGGTCCCTGGGCGACACGGGCGCGAGCGCGCCAACCCGCTGGGAGTTCGGTGGATCGGGCAAGTCGAAGGAGATCCACATCGTCCTCATGCTCCTCACGCAGGGGGACCGAAAGCACCTGGAGAGGCTCCAGGCTTTCCATGAGGAACACCGCAAGCGCTACAAAGCGCACGGCCTGCGCGAGGTCTTCGCCCAGGATGCATATCTGAAGGCGGCGTCGGACCAAGGCGGCTTCGTGGAGCCGTTTGGCTTTCGGGATGGCATCACCCAACCCTGCATCGAGGGGACCCAGAGGAGGCATGGGCAGACCCAGCCCATCAAGGCTGGAGAGTTCATTCTCGGCTATGAGAACGCGTATGGGCAGTTGCCTTTGACCCCCAGAGTTCCTGCGGAGAGGGACCCCCACGGGCTCCTGCCTTCGAGCCAGGGCTCCCCGTCATTCAAGGACCTGGGACGCAATGGCACCTACCTCGTCCTGCGCAAGCTGCGCCAGGATGTGGGAGCCTTCAAACACTTCCTGAAGGCGCACAGTCAGGACCCCAAGGACCCGGAGGGCGAGTTGCTGGCGGCCAAGATGATGGGGCGTTGGCGCAGCGGTGCGCCACTGGTCCTGAGCCCGGAAAAGGACGACGCGAAGCTCGCGAAGGATCCCGAGCGTATCAACGCGTTCATGTACAAAGAGGATCCGCGAGGGCTGCGGTGTCCCATCGGCGCCCATATCCGTCGGAGCAACCCGAGAGATGGGCTCATCGGAGACCCGAAAGAGTCTCTGAAGGTCGCAGACCGGCATCTCATCATCCGGCGCGGACGGCCCTACCAGAGCGACGACGGTGAGGAGGGGGTTGTGTTCATCGCGCTCAACGCGAACATCCAACGCCAGTTCGAGTTCATCCAGCAGAGCTGGGTGAACAATCCCAAGTTCGGAGGCCACTACGACAGCCGGGACCCCATCCTCGGGGCCAACCATGATCCGGAACGTGAGGGCTCGCGCCTCGCGGAGCACTCGGTGACGATCCCCGCCGAGCCGATGCGCCATCACATCAAGGGCCTGCCTCGCTTCGTCCACGTCCGGGGAGGGGGCTATTTCTTCCTGCCAGGAATTCAGGCCCTGCGCTTTCTGGCGTCGTGA
- a CDS encoding cell division protein FtsK has product MRPSLLSAPHPRVLALVACSVLAVSASCAGLPESELGDDLGHSPSAVTGGNILFVGNSFTHGNEEPVYSYNKAAVSDTNGSGVGGIPGVFKKLTVQAGLAFNVSLETASGQTLGWHYSNKAATIGQATWNTVVFQEQSTTPLPTAWGGSPTAFTESARNLRALVLSKNPAANLFLYETWSSPASVGAQGYPSGTAGLQAMQTDLRDAYFKASRDLGFKGVARVGDGFMRAVEQGVADPNPSDGISPGMVNLWSNQDSRHSSKYGSYLSAAVLFAKITQVDPRGLATGSGSAAAELGISATEAGNLHRIAYEITALADPPAGVSTRQMVTGATFTGAVTSGTPVSLTGIAQLASLTTAEGTFTQLTGATASGITSTNVPSSRGSTPANANVAASGLGVHEGANNVGTGNFQFSTAFTSKTRFFIVDSTTASTTLGDATTVTLLNASNQPVGSYSLSLLASDFTTSAAGNTSTALATVSYTSGVASITGTPAGTVQSKLGAVSFSLADLGVTDFTSISGTTGLRLSSSTLDPNVVGLYTVP; this is encoded by the coding sequence ATGCGCCCCTCTCTGTTGTCCGCCCCTCACCCCCGAGTGCTTGCCTTGGTGGCATGTAGCGTCCTCGCGGTCAGCGCAAGCTGCGCGGGCCTTCCCGAGTCCGAGTTGGGGGACGACCTGGGCCACTCCCCCTCGGCGGTCACCGGTGGCAACATCCTCTTCGTGGGCAACAGCTTCACCCACGGCAATGAGGAGCCGGTCTATTCGTACAACAAGGCCGCTGTCTCCGACACGAACGGCTCTGGCGTGGGGGGCATCCCAGGCGTCTTCAAGAAGCTGACCGTGCAGGCCGGCCTCGCGTTCAACGTGAGCCTTGAGACCGCCAGTGGTCAGACGCTCGGGTGGCACTACTCCAACAAGGCGGCGACCATTGGCCAGGCCACCTGGAACACCGTCGTGTTCCAGGAGCAGAGCACAACGCCGCTGCCCACGGCCTGGGGAGGCTCGCCCACGGCCTTCACGGAGAGCGCGCGCAACCTGCGCGCGCTGGTGCTCTCCAAGAACCCCGCCGCGAACCTGTTCCTGTACGAGACATGGTCCTCGCCCGCATCCGTCGGCGCGCAGGGCTACCCGAGCGGCACTGCGGGGTTGCAAGCGATGCAGACCGACCTGCGCGACGCCTACTTCAAGGCCTCCCGGGATCTGGGCTTCAAGGGTGTCGCTCGAGTGGGTGACGGCTTCATGCGCGCGGTCGAGCAGGGTGTGGCTGACCCGAATCCCAGCGATGGCATTTCCCCCGGCATGGTCAACCTGTGGAGCAACCAGGACAGCCGTCACTCGAGCAAGTACGGAAGCTACCTGTCCGCGGCGGTGCTGTTCGCGAAGATCACGCAGGTCGATCCCCGGGGCCTGGCCACGGGTTCGGGCAGCGCGGCAGCGGAGCTGGGCATCAGCGCGACCGAGGCCGGCAACCTCCACCGCATCGCCTACGAAATTACTGCGCTGGCCGACCCTCCGGCAGGTGTCTCCACGCGCCAGATGGTCACTGGCGCGACGTTCACGGGCGCGGTGACGTCGGGTACCCCGGTCAGCCTCACAGGCATTGCCCAGCTGGCCTCGCTTACCACAGCGGAGGGCACCTTTACCCAGCTCACGGGCGCGACGGCCAGCGGCATCACGAGCACCAACGTGCCCAGTTCCCGGGGCTCGACACCTGCCAACGCTAACGTGGCCGCCTCGGGCCTTGGTGTCCATGAGGGTGCGAACAACGTGGGCACGGGCAACTTCCAGTTCAGCACGGCCTTCACCTCGAAGACGCGCTTCTTCATCGTCGACAGCACGACCGCGTCCACGACGCTGGGCGACGCCACCACCGTCACGCTGCTCAACGCGTCCAACCAGCCGGTGGGCAGCTACTCGCTGTCGCTGCTCGCGAGCGACTTCACCACCTCGGCCGCGGGCAACACGTCCACCGCGCTGGCGACCGTCTCCTATACGAGCGGCGTGGCGAGCATTACCGGCACCCCGGCGGGCACGGTGCAGTCGAAGCTGGGGGCCGTCTCGTTCTCTCTGGCGGATCTGGGCGTCACCGACTTCACGAGCATCAGTGGCACCACCGGCCTGCGGCTCTCCAGTTCAACGCTGGATCCGAACGTCGTCGGGCTCTACACCGTGCCCTGA
- a CDS encoding alpha/beta fold hydrolase translates to MNTTGDLRTVTLKGLGMHYTLLGEGPPLVLLHGFTGTGADWDHVFDLDALGRQYRLVIPDLRGHGWSDNPSEDFTTRQCAVDVLSLLDSLELERFRAIGMSLGGNTLLHVATRAPGRVERMVLVSSTPYYPAQARRIMTTFTEASRSEAEWADMRSKHMHGDAQIRALWRHGRGFADSFDDMSFTPPLLGTVRAPTLLVQGDQDPLYPLELSVELCRAIPASRLWVVPGGGHCPIFGEHREAFVRTALAFLEEPPSAL, encoded by the coding sequence ATGAACACGACGGGAGACCTGCGCACGGTTACGCTCAAGGGTCTGGGGATGCACTACACGCTGCTGGGCGAGGGGCCTCCTCTCGTCCTCCTCCACGGTTTTACCGGGACGGGCGCGGACTGGGACCACGTGTTTGACCTGGACGCGCTTGGCCGCCAGTACCGACTCGTCATCCCCGACCTGCGAGGCCACGGCTGGAGCGACAATCCGTCGGAGGACTTCACCACGCGCCAGTGCGCGGTGGACGTCCTCTCGCTCCTGGACTCGCTGGAACTCGAGCGGTTCCGCGCCATCGGCATGAGCTTGGGTGGCAACACGCTGCTGCATGTCGCGACGCGCGCTCCGGGCCGCGTGGAGCGGATGGTGCTCGTCTCCAGCACGCCGTACTACCCCGCGCAGGCGCGCCGCATCATGACCACCTTCACCGAGGCGTCGCGCTCCGAGGCAGAGTGGGCGGACATGCGCTCGAAGCACATGCACGGGGACGCGCAGATTCGCGCGCTTTGGCGCCACGGACGAGGCTTCGCAGACAGCTTCGACGACATGAGTTTCACGCCGCCGCTGCTGGGCACGGTGCGCGCGCCGACGCTGCTCGTCCAAGGGGACCAGGACCCGCTCTATCCGCTCGAGTTGTCGGTCGAACTGTGTCGCGCCATTCCCGCGTCCCGTTTGTGGGTCGTCCCTGGCGGAGGCCATTGTCCCATCTTCGGGGAGCACCGTGAGGCCTTCGTGCGCACGGCGCTGGCGTTCCTTGAGGAGCCGCCATCGGCGCTTTGA